Proteins found in one Lutimonas zeaxanthinifaciens genomic segment:
- a CDS encoding helix-turn-helix domain-containing protein: protein MALKILAILNLIITVQALFLCLHFIFKSKGLMILNRLLAFLCFTFAVISLNTYFSVAGIFLQDTLLQDISNNLMWFIGPALYMYVIYNDKKPERRFIYFNTFPFLFLALINILFDWKWFSIVVPFIGFTQMSIYLFLSLKYCYENYSNAKRYYNWILPSIIVFAVLIVVNFSLHVLESVGIKILSDAVLQSFTSLLVIPIFYLAYKEMNSAGELGITPKKYHGSQISEEKTNQYLAKIEAAMIEDKLYLQEDLTLQKLSRSLDISPKFVSQVINQKQGMSFSEYIFRFRLEEVKKRLTDSGNKNKTIFGIAQESGFKSNSRFNYLFKKHTRQTPKEFQKLHIQ, encoded by the coding sequence ATGGCTTTAAAAATTCTTGCCATACTTAATTTAATAATAACCGTTCAGGCCTTGTTTCTTTGCTTGCATTTTATTTTCAAATCCAAGGGCTTAATGATTCTGAACAGATTGCTTGCATTTTTGTGCTTTACATTTGCTGTAATTTCGTTAAACACCTATTTCAGTGTGGCAGGTATATTTTTGCAAGACACGCTGTTACAGGACATTTCAAACAATTTAATGTGGTTTATAGGTCCAGCCTTATATATGTATGTGATTTATAATGATAAAAAACCCGAAAGGCGTTTTATTTATTTCAATACTTTTCCTTTTTTATTTTTAGCCCTTATTAATATACTTTTTGACTGGAAATGGTTTTCAATTGTGGTCCCCTTTATAGGCTTTACACAAATGAGTATTTATTTGTTTTTGTCATTGAAATATTGTTATGAAAACTATTCGAATGCAAAAAGGTATTACAATTGGATTTTACCGTCGATAATCGTGTTTGCCGTTTTGATAGTTGTGAATTTTAGCTTGCATGTATTGGAATCTGTGGGAATTAAGATTTTATCGGATGCTGTACTACAGAGTTTCACATCCTTATTAGTAATACCTATTTTTTATCTGGCCTATAAAGAAATGAATAGTGCAGGTGAATTAGGAATCACTCCCAAAAAGTATCATGGTTCACAAATTTCGGAGGAAAAAACGAATCAATATTTGGCTAAAATTGAAGCGGCCATGATAGAGGATAAATTGTATCTTCAGGAAGACCTGACCCTGCAAAAATTGTCTCGTTCACTTGATATAAGCCCTAAATTCGTATCCCAGGTGATTAATCAAAAGCAGGGAATGAGCTTTTCAGAATATATTTTTAGATTTCGTTTGGAAGAAGTGAAGAAAAGATTAACTGATTCCGGAAACAAGAACAAGACCATATTTGGAATTGCTCAGGAATCAGGTTTTAAATCGAACAGCAGATTTAATTATCTATTTAAAAAACATACCAGGCAGACTCCAAAAGAGTTTCAAAAACTTCATATTCAATAG
- a CDS encoding CPBP family intramembrane glutamic endopeptidase: protein MNSTQKNTKKQLFIFFILTYALSWTLFFIGRQTDVVILILLGVWTPSLTSLFLTGYYYKKKGLFQLLGRFKRFKIKWYWWVLLLLLPASIHFIGRSLWQYLYIGEISPSILNVSYWLGAIIPSFLIAGFGEELGWRGFALPRLQKHYSPIKASVILALVHLCWHLPTYWLDQGIHNVPFVYVLAFIFSWTFIFNWLYNRSGGSLIFAVGFHAVSNASLSIVSFFPPESEVPISPELLTNWSFPIQYGGPYLMVCLVYFIVAVLVVTKGKFNEVNTDIP, encoded by the coding sequence ATGAATTCAACACAGAAAAACACAAAGAAGCAGTTATTTATCTTTTTTATCCTGACCTATGCATTGTCATGGACACTTTTTTTTATCGGTCGTCAGACAGATGTTGTAATACTCATTTTACTGGGTGTTTGGACACCATCATTAACATCGTTATTTCTAACAGGATATTATTACAAGAAAAAAGGACTTTTTCAATTGCTGGGGCGTTTTAAGCGTTTTAAGATCAAATGGTATTGGTGGGTTCTTTTATTATTGCTTCCGGCTTCTATTCATTTCATCGGGCGATCCTTATGGCAATACCTTTATATTGGCGAAATATCTCCTTCAATTTTGAATGTATCCTATTGGCTGGGAGCAATAATTCCATCTTTTTTAATTGCAGGTTTTGGCGAGGAATTAGGATGGAGAGGATTTGCCCTACCTAGATTACAAAAGCATTACTCTCCGATAAAAGCCTCCGTGATTCTGGCATTGGTTCATTTGTGCTGGCATTTGCCAACCTATTGGCTTGATCAGGGAATTCATAATGTACCTTTTGTCTATGTCCTTGCCTTTATTTTTTCCTGGACTTTCATTTTTAACTGGCTTTATAACCGATCCGGAGGAAGTTTGATTTTTGCTGTTGGTTTTCATGCGGTATCAAACGCATCCCTCAGTATTGTTAGTTTTTTCCCTCCCGAAAGTGAAGTTCCAATATCACCGGAACTATTGACAAACTGGTCTTTTCCAATCCAATACGGAGGACCTTATCTTATGGTATGCCTGGTTTACTTTATTGTTGCGGTTCTTGTTGTGACCAAAGGAAAATTCAATGAGGTAAATACAGATATCCCATAG
- a CDS encoding aldo/keto reductase: MSISKKGLNRRKFLKETTKAATATALFGLTGPEIFGAPPINEEFNRVPNVTLNNGVKMPILGFGTNVLNGSLGIRCVSEAISVGYRLLDTAHIYGNEEAVGKGIKQSGIDRKELFVTSKLWVYDSGYESTKKAFETSLKKLDLDYLDLYLIHRPRGDVKGSWKAMEELYQEGKIRGIGVSNFLPEQLNELNSYGKIEPVINQIETHVFFQEKILYPFLKNSSTQIEAWSPFAAGRNNIFSNPVLASIGKKYQKTNAQVCLRWHFQRGVVAIPRSSQKAHMMENIDIFNFELSATDMKMIESLDLNRSQFPEWR, encoded by the coding sequence ATGAGCATTAGTAAAAAAGGATTGAATCGTCGTAAGTTTTTAAAGGAAACGACAAAGGCGGCCACAGCAACAGCATTATTTGGATTAACTGGTCCGGAAATTTTCGGAGCTCCGCCAATTAATGAAGAATTTAATCGGGTTCCGAATGTAACACTAAATAATGGGGTTAAAATGCCCATTTTGGGATTTGGCACAAATGTCCTAAACGGGTCTTTAGGAATTCGATGCGTATCTGAAGCTATTTCAGTAGGTTATCGGCTATTAGACACTGCACATATTTACGGTAATGAGGAAGCTGTCGGAAAAGGTATCAAGCAAAGCGGCATAGATAGGAAAGAGTTGTTTGTAACCTCCAAACTTTGGGTGTATGATTCAGGTTATGAAAGTACAAAGAAAGCCTTTGAAACTTCGCTGAAAAAGTTGGATCTTGATTATTTGGACCTTTATCTGATCCATCGTCCGAGAGGAGATGTAAAAGGCTCCTGGAAAGCTATGGAAGAACTTTACCAGGAGGGTAAAATCAGAGGGATTGGAGTGAGCAATTTTTTGCCGGAACAGCTCAATGAATTGAATAGTTATGGAAAAATTGAACCTGTGATCAATCAGATTGAAACCCATGTGTTTTTTCAGGAAAAAATATTATACCCTTTTCTCAAGAATTCATCAACACAGATCGAGGCCTGGTCTCCATTTGCTGCCGGAAGGAATAACATTTTTAGTAACCCGGTCTTGGCATCAATAGGTAAAAAGTACCAAAAGACCAACGCCCAGGTTTGTTTGAGATGGCACTTTCAAAGAGGAGTGGTTGCCATCCCCAGATCCTCTCAAAAGGCTCATATGATGGAAAATATTGATATTTTTAATTTTGAACTTTCCGCTACGGATATGAAAATGATTGAATCCCTGGACCTGAATAGATCTCAATTTCCCGAATGGAGGTGA
- a CDS encoding serine hydrolase domain-containing protein has protein sequence MKILVSLFLISALLACSSNMDGRLNSDELEAKIDSLVPTQVNDTTPGLIVGIVKGGEIIFSKGYGLANLSYGIANDPSMVFNTGSVTKQFLGYAFAMLHVEGKLSLDDPVSKHLENWPVFDHTVTLRHLLTHTSGYREAYTMSNLSGRIIGVDRLSREECLNVVRKQPQLEFVPGSRWTYNSTAWVILAEVLEKVTGQTADEWVAINIFEPLGMKDTQIESYVGEVIFNSAESYVFNKEEGYANQESNRAIFGAAEIYSNVPDLAKWTSNFRTAQVGGSEVHDLFLTPFILNDGTDSEYALGIGVGTYRGLKRYRHTGGHEAFSTQLSYYPDHDLGIITISNFGGKGWISTEKIADLFLENHMTTEKAREYAEINLDKETLEQFQGLYLSLDLNDSFTLKMVEDSLTYEEEENLIPRSPNSFGIEGWNGLMKIENLEDGTTRLTIENGTIETYKRVERWSPEVAELKKFEDDYWSEELETLYHVVVKDDQLQINHRWLGDIMLKPISPDLFETDWGYTIKFLRSSSNEIDGLSVNSGRTLNVLFERINN, from the coding sequence ATGAAAATCTTAGTGTCCCTCTTCTTGATTAGTGCCTTACTGGCTTGTTCATCAAACATGGACGGTAGGTTAAATTCCGATGAACTTGAAGCAAAGATCGATTCGCTGGTTCCCACCCAAGTAAATGATACTACCCCGGGACTCATCGTGGGTATTGTTAAAGGCGGAGAAATCATTTTTAGTAAAGGATATGGTCTGGCAAATTTGTCATACGGGATTGCAAATGATCCCAGCATGGTTTTTAATACGGGATCGGTTACCAAACAATTTCTTGGATATGCTTTTGCTATGTTGCATGTGGAAGGAAAATTAAGTCTTGACGATCCGGTATCTAAACATCTTGAGAATTGGCCCGTGTTTGACCATACCGTTACCCTAAGACATCTTTTGACCCATACGAGTGGTTATCGGGAGGCATATACGATGTCAAATTTATCAGGTAGAATCATCGGAGTTGACCGGCTTTCCCGAGAGGAATGCCTAAATGTCGTCAGAAAGCAACCCCAATTGGAGTTTGTCCCTGGTTCCCGCTGGACGTACAACAGTACGGCCTGGGTTATTTTAGCCGAAGTTTTAGAGAAAGTTACGGGTCAGACGGCAGATGAGTGGGTAGCGATCAATATCTTTGAACCATTAGGGATGAAAGATACCCAAATTGAAAGTTATGTGGGGGAGGTAATATTTAATTCAGCTGAATCTTATGTGTTCAATAAAGAAGAGGGGTATGCCAATCAAGAAAGTAACAGAGCCATTTTTGGTGCGGCTGAAATCTATTCCAATGTTCCGGATTTAGCGAAATGGACTTCAAATTTCCGAACCGCCCAAGTGGGGGGAAGTGAGGTTCATGATTTGTTTTTGACACCCTTTATATTGAACGATGGTACGGATTCTGAATATGCACTTGGAATAGGTGTCGGTACGTACCGTGGGCTAAAAAGATATAGGCATACAGGCGGGCATGAGGCCTTTTCGACCCAGCTCAGCTATTATCCTGATCACGATCTTGGTATAATAACGATCTCAAACTTTGGTGGAAAAGGATGGATTTCCACAGAAAAAATAGCTGATTTATTCCTGGAAAATCACATGACCACTGAGAAGGCAAGAGAATATGCCGAAATTAATTTGGATAAGGAAACATTGGAACAATTTCAAGGGCTTTATCTTTCTTTAGATTTAAACGATTCGTTCACATTGAAAATGGTCGAGGATTCCCTTACCTACGAAGAGGAAGAGAATTTAATTCCGAGGTCACCAAACTCATTTGGTATTGAAGGCTGGAACGGCCTTATGAAAATTGAAAATTTAGAAGATGGAACTACCCGGCTAACGATAGAGAATGGTACAATTGAAACGTATAAAAGAGTTGAAAGATGGTCACCGGAAGTAGCGGAATTAAAAAAATTTGAAGATGATTACTGGAGTGAGGAACTGGAAACACTTTACCACGTGGTTGTAAAAGATGATCAGCTTCAAATAAATCATCGTTGGCTTGGAGATATAATGTTGAAACCCATATCCCCTGATTTGTTTGAAACCGATTGGGGTTATACCATTAAGTTCCTTCGAAGTTCCTCAAATGAAATAGATGGATTAAGTGTGAACAGTGGCCGAACCTTAAACGTTTTGTTTGAACGAATAAATAACTAA
- a CDS encoding DUF5996 family protein, with the protein MTDLKLPQLPYGSWTETRVTIHLILQIMGKTRLGLTHRKNHWWFITIYVSARGFSTFTIPLDKGLSSLEIELDVLQKAVTISHSEKGTTQIKLESGLTVAHFYKRYMGEISKLGLTPKFIPKPFDMGIDKPFEELEDYSSFDWNAIRRFWQLMQWNNSIFKEFSGRFYGKTCPVQIYWHHMDLAVTRFSGKKLPPMDKSVRISDRDAYSHEQISCGFWVGDDTIPEPMYYSYTYPSPEGLDKETLKPESAKWADSNGSPMALLSYDDVRSRPDPRQAVLDFLESSYLAGAELSGWKVKELTTPSLKDV; encoded by the coding sequence ATGACTGATCTTAAACTCCCTCAATTGCCTTATGGTTCCTGGACCGAAACTCGCGTAACAATTCATTTGATCCTGCAGATTATGGGGAAAACACGACTGGGACTTACGCATCGAAAGAATCACTGGTGGTTCATTACCATTTACGTATCCGCCAGGGGTTTTAGCACCTTTACCATTCCTTTAGACAAAGGTTTATCAAGTCTTGAGATCGAATTGGATGTCCTGCAGAAGGCCGTAACAATATCACATAGTGAAAAGGGGACTACACAGATTAAGTTGGAATCGGGCTTGACGGTCGCTCATTTTTACAAGCGTTATATGGGGGAGATTTCAAAATTGGGTTTAACTCCAAAATTTATCCCTAAACCTTTTGACATGGGAATTGACAAACCTTTTGAAGAACTAGAGGATTATAGTTCCTTTGATTGGAATGCAATTCGCAGATTCTGGCAATTGATGCAGTGGAATAACTCTATATTTAAGGAATTCAGCGGACGTTTTTATGGAAAAACATGTCCTGTTCAAATTTATTGGCACCACATGGACCTGGCCGTCACTCGATTTTCGGGAAAAAAACTGCCACCTATGGATAAATCGGTACGAATTTCAGATCGTGACGCCTATTCCCATGAACAGATCAGTTGTGGTTTTTGGGTTGGTGACGATACAATTCCGGAACCTATGTATTATTCTTACACCTATCCGTCCCCGGAAGGTTTAGACAAGGAAACTTTAAAGCCCGAATCAGCAAAGTGGGCGGATAGTAATGGAAGTCCAATGGCCCTTTTAAGTTATGATGATGTAAGGTCACGGCCAGACCCAAGGCAGGCTGTGCTTGATTTCTTGGAGAGTTCCTATCTGGCTGGAGCTGAACTTTCAGGATGGAAAGTAAAAGAGCTTACCACCCCTTCTTTAAAGGATGTCTAA
- a CDS encoding pirin family protein, giving the protein MKSVLHLSHSRGHANHGWLESYHTFSFANYHDANRIHFGALRVLNDDTVHRGKGFGTHPHKDMEIISIPLEGDLEHKDSMGNVTVIREGDVQVMSAGTGVMHSEYNKNQDQPVKFLQIWVFPNKKGVQPRYDQISIRDVEKSNQFYQILSPNPEDQGVWINQDAWFSLGKFDSGVKEKYVVKGQDSGVYFFVLEGEVEINGQKLGRRDGLGVWEANEMRLTSLSSSRVLLMEVPLAFN; this is encoded by the coding sequence ATGAAATCAGTATTGCATTTATCCCATAGCCGCGGACATGCCAACCATGGTTGGCTGGAATCCTATCATACCTTTAGTTTTGCCAATTATCATGACGCCAACAGGATACATTTTGGGGCCCTGCGTGTGTTGAATGACGATACGGTTCACCGAGGTAAAGGATTTGGAACACATCCTCATAAGGATATGGAAATCATTTCGATACCTCTGGAAGGTGATCTTGAACACAAGGACAGTATGGGAAATGTAACAGTTATTCGTGAAGGGGACGTTCAGGTAATGAGTGCGGGTACAGGCGTGATGCATAGTGAGTACAATAAAAATCAGGACCAGCCGGTCAAATTTCTGCAAATCTGGGTATTTCCCAACAAAAAAGGGGTCCAACCACGCTATGATCAAATTTCAATTCGGGATGTTGAGAAGTCGAATCAGTTTTATCAGATCCTTTCCCCAAATCCTGAAGATCAGGGGGTATGGATCAATCAAGATGCATGGTTCAGTTTGGGTAAATTTGATTCTGGAGTTAAAGAGAAATACGTTGTGAAGGGTCAGGATAGTGGAGTTTATTTTTTCGTCCTGGAAGGGGAGGTTGAGATTAACGGTCAAAAACTAGGCAGAAGAGACGGCTTAGGCGTCTGGGAAGCAAATGAAATGCGGCTGACCTCGCTGTCCAGCAGCCGAGTACTTTTGATGGAAGTTCCCTTGGCGTTCAATTAG
- a CDS encoding VOC family protein, whose translation MMNQMQGQFRFAYFTDKYQETYEFYLKWLGLDLAHDWDRNEHDKGAVFKAGGGLIEIMLRPEGDEYRYQGLDYRISQGAFMVIQVSDVDELFNKYQSKGIPFKQEIVSQPWGHRSFSVLEPNGLILFFFEEQFKA comes from the coding sequence ATGATGAATCAAATGCAAGGACAGTTTCGTTTTGCTTATTTCACTGATAAGTATCAGGAAACCTACGAATTTTACCTGAAATGGCTGGGCCTTGACTTGGCGCATGACTGGGATAGAAACGAACATGATAAAGGAGCGGTTTTTAAAGCAGGTGGTGGATTGATAGAAATTATGCTTCGTCCTGAGGGAGATGAATACAGGTATCAGGGCCTGGACTACAGGATTTCTCAAGGTGCCTTTATGGTTATTCAGGTTTCTGATGTTGATGAACTTTTTAATAAATATCAGTCAAAGGGAATTCCTTTTAAACAAGAAATAGTAAGTCAGCCATGGGGACACAGAAGCTTTTCCGTTCTGGAACCAAACGGACTGATTTTATTTTTCTTTGAAGAGCAATTTAAGGCCTGA
- a CDS encoding NADH:flavin oxidoreductase yields MKQSKPSDNIEFKCGISMNNRFMLAPLTNQQSHEDGSLSEDELNWLSMRAKGGFGLVMTCASHIQENGKGFEGQLGIFSDAQISGHKRLTDALRQQGSVSVIQLFHAGLRSPKELIGQSPVCPSDNEKYGARGLSTDEVSELKSNFIQAAVRAKKSGYDGVEIHGAHGYIICQFLSARINQRTDEYGGNLENRSRLLFEIVKGIRELCGPSFLLGVRLSPERFGMDIGEIKWICKQLIREGKIDFLDISLWDYDKFPEDEKYRDKNLLSHFSEIDFEKVKWTVAGKIRDGSDVSRVLESGVDFVTIGRSAILHHDFPRKVMADEGFKSAETPVNESYLLSEGLSSKFVNYMNRWPGFVNLGT; encoded by the coding sequence ATGAAACAAAGTAAACCCTCGGATAACATAGAGTTTAAATGTGGGATTTCCATGAATAACAGATTCATGCTTGCACCACTGACCAACCAGCAAAGTCATGAAGACGGAAGTCTTTCCGAAGATGAATTGAACTGGCTTTCGATGAGGGCAAAGGGTGGGTTTGGACTGGTAATGACATGTGCCTCTCACATCCAGGAAAATGGAAAAGGATTTGAAGGGCAACTCGGTATTTTTTCAGATGCACAGATTTCAGGACATAAACGTTTAACGGATGCTTTGCGCCAACAGGGTAGTGTTTCAGTAATCCAACTCTTTCATGCCGGATTAAGGTCTCCAAAAGAATTGATTGGACAATCACCTGTATGTCCTTCTGACAATGAAAAGTATGGCGCCAGAGGCCTCTCAACGGATGAGGTTTCTGAATTAAAAAGCAACTTTATTCAGGCTGCGGTCCGAGCAAAGAAAAGTGGTTATGACGGGGTTGAAATTCATGGGGCTCACGGTTATATCATTTGTCAATTTTTGAGTGCAAGGATCAATCAAAGGACGGATGAATACGGAGGAAATCTTGAAAACAGATCACGATTATTGTTTGAAATCGTAAAAGGAATCAGAGAATTATGTGGGCCTTCCTTTTTACTCGGTGTCAGATTATCCCCGGAGCGATTTGGTATGGATATCGGAGAGATTAAATGGATATGTAAGCAACTTATACGGGAAGGAAAGATTGATTTTTTAGATATCTCTCTGTGGGATTACGATAAATTTCCGGAAGATGAGAAGTACAGAGATAAAAATCTTTTAAGTCATTTTTCCGAAATCGATTTTGAAAAAGTTAAATGGACCGTTGCCGGGAAAATAAGAGACGGTTCGGATGTATCAAGAGTTCTGGAATCAGGAGTTGATTTTGTGACCATTGGTCGATCCGCAATTCTCCACCATGATTTCCCAAGAAAGGTTATGGCGGATGAAGGTTTTAAATCGGCTGAAACTCCTGTTAATGAGAGTTATCTTCTCAGTGAAGGATTAAGTAGTAAATTCGTGAATTATATGAATAGATGGCCGGGTTTTGTGAATTTAGGAACGTAA
- a CDS encoding membrane or secreted protein, with translation MMKNVFLIIVGVLTSLAVSAQSVIGAWEAYHTSESGESLRSVVIFSHGYQVLSTFNAESGKFIHSNGGSWKLVGNSMTEKVEFHTDDADKVGMESTFQVMITDSVMGIVGDDMKFKRIDDGAPGKLQGAWLMSGRKRDGEIRSRDTNRPRKTMKILSGTRFQWIAYNTETRAFMGTGGGTYTTVDGKYTENIEFFSRDDTRVGASLEFDYKLEGENWHHSGLSSKGSPIYEIWSPRE, from the coding sequence ATGATGAAAAACGTATTTTTAATAATAGTAGGTGTATTGACGTCTTTGGCGGTCTCAGCCCAGTCTGTTATCGGGGCCTGGGAAGCTTATCACACTTCCGAAAGTGGAGAGTCTCTCAGAAGTGTTGTAATTTTTTCGCATGGATACCAGGTACTGTCAACCTTTAACGCGGAATCTGGAAAATTTATTCATTCTAATGGCGGGTCCTGGAAATTAGTTGGTAATTCAATGACAGAAAAAGTTGAGTTTCATACAGATGATGCTGACAAGGTTGGGATGGAATCCACTTTTCAGGTGATGATTACTGATTCGGTTATGGGAATAGTTGGCGACGATATGAAGTTTAAAAGAATCGATGACGGAGCTCCGGGCAAACTTCAGGGTGCTTGGTTGATGTCAGGCAGAAAAAGAGACGGAGAAATACGCAGCCGTGATACGAATCGGCCCAGAAAAACGATGAAAATTTTGTCTGGAACCAGGTTCCAATGGATTGCTTATAATACGGAAACAAGAGCGTTTATGGGTACAGGAGGAGGTACGTATACTACGGTTGATGGCAAGTATACTGAGAATATAGAGTTTTTTTCAAGAGATGACACCCGAGTAGGAGCCAGTTTGGAGTTTGATTACAAGTTGGAAGGGGAAAACTGGCACCATTCAGGTCTATCGAGTAAGGGCAGTCCGATCTATGAAATTTGGAGCCCAAGGGAATAG
- a CDS encoding GNAT family N-acetyltransferase, whose amino-acid sequence MNFEQFPEIKTERLLLRKIELSDSAEILFLRSNEIVNQFIERPESRKTKTHSDAVRFINEINEAFENGESITWGIALNKNPKIIGTICLWNFSVDQNIAEVGYDLNPEFHGMGVMSEALKNVIIFGFNRLNLSSLEAFTDRRNKGSKKLLEKIGFHRNVDRLDKHNTFNEIFELIRHTWEIQKMNSV is encoded by the coding sequence ATGAATTTTGAACAATTCCCGGAAATAAAAACCGAAAGGCTATTGTTACGCAAAATTGAGTTATCGGATTCAGCGGAAATTCTATTTTTACGTTCAAACGAAATAGTCAATCAATTTATTGAAAGGCCTGAAAGCAGAAAGACGAAGACGCATTCCGATGCCGTCAGGTTCATCAATGAAATCAACGAAGCTTTTGAAAATGGAGAATCCATTACATGGGGAATAGCTTTAAATAAAAACCCGAAAATTATTGGTACCATATGTTTATGGAATTTTTCAGTGGACCAAAATATTGCAGAGGTAGGTTATGATTTAAATCCTGAGTTCCATGGAATGGGAGTGATGAGCGAGGCTCTAAAAAATGTAATTATATTCGGTTTTAATAGATTGAATTTAAGCAGTTTAGAAGCATTTACCGATAGAAGAAATAAAGGTTCGAAGAAGTTGTTGGAGAAAATAGGGTTTCATCGGAATGTTGATCGACTAGATAAGCATAACACGTTTAATGAGATATTCGAGTTAATAAGACACACTTGGGAGATTCAGAAAATGAATAGCGTATAA